The region AAACCGACTGAGGCCAGCAAAATGATCGCTAAGGCCGACAACGCAAGCGGTGCCGAAAACAGTGAGGGCCTTATTCGCGCTGCATTAAAAACCCTAAACGCATAAACAGCCAAGCTTGAGCATTGAGCACAAGCTTTTCTCTGCTAAGCAAGGTACACTGCAAAAAAGGCTGTATCACCCACTATGATTGAAGACGACCGATTAATTTCTCAAGCTGGCAAGCAAGAAGATCAACAAGACCGTGCTGTTCGACCCAACTCACTGTCTGACTATCGAGGTCAGCCAGTGGTGCGCGAGCAAATGGAAATCTTTATTGCCGCGGCACAAAAAAGGCAGGAGTCTCTCGACCATACCCTTATCTTTGGCCCACCTGGGCTGGGTAAAACCACCTTAGCCAATATCATTGCCAATGAGATGCAGAGTGAGCTAAAGACCACCTCAGGCCCGGTGCTAGAAAAAGCCGGCGACCTAGCCGCTATGCTAACCAATCTGGAGGCGGGCGATGTACTATTCATTGACGAAATCCATCGTCTGAGCCCACATATCGAAGAAGTGTTATACCCCGCCATGGAAGACTTTCAACTCGATATTATGATTGGCGAGGGCCCAGCAGCACGCTCGATTAAAATTGAGCTACCGCCATTCACCCTGGTGGGCGCTACTACGCGAGCAGGCCTGCTAACCTCCCCACTGCGCGACCGTTTTGGCATTGTGCAGCGGCTTGAATATTACGCGGTCGACGACTTAGCCCATATTGTGCAACGTGCCGCCAGCATTTTGCAGATTCACATCGATCACGATGCCTGTCATGAAATTGCCAAACGCGCGCGCGGCACCCCGCGAATTGCTAATCGCCTGCTGCGACGGGTGCGAGATTATGCCGACGTTAAAAATGAAGGTTGGGTGAATCTCGCCATGGCAGATGCGGCCCTGAATATGCTAAACGTCGATGAATATGGCTTTGACGCCATGGATAGGCGCCTGCTCTTAAGCATGATTGAGAAATTCGGCGGCGGTCCGGTTGGTGTAGATTCGCTGGCGGCGGCTATCAGCGAAGAACGCGGCACTATCGAAGATGTGCTTGAGCCCTATCTGATTCAACAGGGCTTTATCATGCGCACACCTCGCGGACGCGTCGTAACCGCGCGCGGCTATCAACACTTCGGTTTATCTTTTCGCGATAGCCGTGCCGCCCAGTCTTCATTAGACCTTGAACAAAGCCTTGAGCCAAACCTAGAGCAAGACTCGCAAAGTCTGAATCAAAATGAATAATGTCGACCACAATGACTGAATCACTGACCCACCGTTTTTGCTGGCATACACGCGCCTACATCGAAGACACCGATGCTGGCGGCATTGTCTATCACGCGAATTATCTGAATTTTATGGAACGTGCGCGCACTGAATGTCTACGTCAGCTCGGCTTTGATAAACAGTCAATTTTTGATGCTGCCTGTATTTTCGTGGTGCACTCTTTGCATATCGATTATAAGAAACCGGCCCTGTTAGACGATTGGCTGACGGTTGAAGCCCATATAATGCATTTAAAAAAAAGCTCAATCGTCTTTCGTCAGCATATCTGGCGTGAACAAACCTTATTATCTGAGGCCAGTGTAAAAATCGCCTGCATTGATAAAATACAACAAAAGCCTTGCGCCATACCTGAGCCAATTTATCAGGCATTACAACAAGCCAAACACTCTTAGGGGAGCAGTATGAACGAATCATTATCATTTTGGACGCTGGTATCTGAGGCAGGCATTGTCGTACAGTTAGTTATGCTGACATTGTTATTGGCCTCTTTTATATCATGGGTAATGATTATTCAGCGGCTGATTTTTTTTAAAAAAGCGCAACGCGACAACAATAAATTTGAAGACAAGTTCTGGTCAGGTGTTGAGCTGTCAGCACTGTATCGCCAAGCTTCCCATTCACAGGCGATGAGTGGCAGTGAAAGTATATTCCGCGCCGGTTTTAAAGAATATACACGCCTGCGGCAACAAGCCGGTGCCGACGGTGATGCGATCATGCAAGGCACAGAACGGGCAATGCGCGTCGCAATGTCGCGTGCAGAAGAAAAACTCGATCGCCACCTGCCATTTTTAGCTACGGTTGGCTCAACCTCGCCTTACATCGGCCTATTTGGCACGGTATGGGGTATTATGAACGCCTTTCGTTCCTTAGCGAATTTACAGCAGGCAACGATTGCAACCGTCGCCCCCGGCATTTCAGAGGCATTAATCGCTACCGCTATTGGCTTGTTTGCCGCGATCCCTGCAGTTATGGCATATAACCGCTATGCAGCAAAATCCGATGCACTGTTGAAAAAATACCAGACTTTCTCCGAAGAATTTTCTGCTATTTTGCATCGCCAAGCGCACTCTAAGCCCAAGCAAGGTTAATCTTATGGCTCAATCATCAAAACATCGCTTTGCTTCAGATATTAACGTCGTG is a window of Pseudomonadales bacterium DNA encoding:
- the ruvB gene encoding Holliday junction branch migration DNA helicase RuvB, with amino-acid sequence MIEDDRLISQAGKQEDQQDRAVRPNSLSDYRGQPVVREQMEIFIAAAQKRQESLDHTLIFGPPGLGKTTLANIIANEMQSELKTTSGPVLEKAGDLAAMLTNLEAGDVLFIDEIHRLSPHIEEVLYPAMEDFQLDIMIGEGPAARSIKIELPPFTLVGATTRAGLLTSPLRDRFGIVQRLEYYAVDDLAHIVQRAASILQIHIDHDACHEIAKRARGTPRIANRLLRRVRDYADVKNEGWVNLAMADAALNMLNVDEYGFDAMDRRLLLSMIEKFGGGPVGVDSLAAAISEERGTIEDVLEPYLIQQGFIMRTPRGRVVTARGYQHFGLSFRDSRAAQSSLDLEQSLEPNLEQDSQSLNQNE
- the ybgC gene encoding tol-pal system-associated acyl-CoA thioesterase, with translation MTESLTHRFCWHTRAYIEDTDAGGIVYHANYLNFMERARTECLRQLGFDKQSIFDAACIFVVHSLHIDYKKPALLDDWLTVEAHIMHLKKSSIVFRQHIWREQTLLSEASVKIACIDKIQQKPCAIPEPIYQALQQAKHS
- the tolQ gene encoding protein TolQ, translated to MNESLSFWTLVSEAGIVVQLVMLTLLLASFISWVMIIQRLIFFKKAQRDNNKFEDKFWSGVELSALYRQASHSQAMSGSESIFRAGFKEYTRLRQQAGADGDAIMQGTERAMRVAMSRAEEKLDRHLPFLATVGSTSPYIGLFGTVWGIMNAFRSLANLQQATIATVAPGISEALIATAIGLFAAIPAVMAYNRYAAKSDALLKKYQTFSEEFSAILHRQAHSKPKQG